One genomic segment of Paenibacillus sp. FSL H8-0332 includes these proteins:
- a CDS encoding glycosyltransferase — MNPSAKPTLGVQLIVNNEAELLPRCLASLQGADEIIVVDTGSTDPSVEIARRYGATVIETHWNNHFSEARNTGLSHASSSWILVLDADEVLQTSIESIKEILRGSTAEAYTVRIENLLGSRPEDRLYHSPVRLFRGGQGYLFSGRIHESVESSILTKHGSAAIEASPIEILHFGYLPPVMSAKHKISRNEQLLRLTLAEEPDDVFARYNLAVTCCQDGRLEEAGELLRQSLTLAPLQASYRPSIIRDLCKIDLAAGHVKAVDSLLTRELTRYGDYPDLHYMQGQSWESQGLYDRAVQSYQHAIDTMSAPAPRRAYVTEQGMDSFRPLHRMGAIFQQLGKQKEAAQLFHRALQQHSLYLPALEGIASAFQELEVPEGEIAALLIQLTGTAQRAARTAIIGTLYRLGAYKAIAELPPAVCPLEEDTLLFLLSSWIITGKYHTFRKTAAKLRANPTQLSPEGLNAETIQQLCLLEAILTCELGGKLQEELWLQSPAEVRSAVLEIDRQLSLDSTEPQAEFAPSGESPLLAEVIRLAVKHQFIALGKRLVGRFPAHTSTLAEALYEEGWRAEAGELFIGLAGSKEASGATLRYLGELLIDKGHYAEAASWYRLALGESPADDAVSTGLALCYLHLAEQRLAEAVERLQGKGQQPHGPLQEDRAAVAQSIAVLRCTPWHTKWNYTQRQRGVDLSL; from the coding sequence TTGAATCCATCTGCCAAACCTACACTCGGCGTACAGCTCATTGTCAACAATGAAGCCGAGCTGCTCCCCCGTTGTCTAGCCAGCCTGCAGGGCGCCGATGAAATCATCGTTGTCGATACCGGCTCAACCGACCCGTCTGTGGAGATCGCCCGCAGGTATGGGGCAACGGTCATTGAGACCCACTGGAATAACCATTTCTCAGAAGCACGCAATACCGGTCTCTCTCATGCATCTAGCAGCTGGATATTGGTCCTGGATGCGGATGAAGTCCTTCAGACCTCCATAGAGTCAATCAAGGAGATTCTCAGGGGCAGCACAGCTGAAGCCTACACGGTGCGTATAGAGAACCTGCTGGGAAGCAGGCCCGAGGATCGTCTGTATCATAGTCCCGTGCGGCTGTTCCGCGGTGGGCAGGGCTATCTTTTCAGCGGAAGAATTCATGAAAGTGTAGAGTCCTCTATTCTCACAAAACATGGGTCCGCCGCCATCGAGGCCAGTCCTATAGAGATTCTTCACTTCGGCTACCTGCCCCCGGTCATGAGCGCCAAGCATAAAATCAGCCGCAACGAGCAGCTGCTGCGTCTTACGCTTGCAGAAGAGCCTGACGATGTGTTCGCCCGTTATAATCTGGCGGTCACCTGCTGTCAGGATGGAAGGCTGGAAGAAGCCGGAGAACTGCTGCGCCAGTCACTTACCCTTGCTCCGCTTCAAGCCTCTTACCGTCCCTCAATCATTCGCGATCTGTGCAAAATCGATCTGGCCGCCGGTCATGTAAAAGCGGTCGACAGCCTGCTGACCCGCGAGCTGACACGTTATGGAGATTATCCTGACCTGCATTACATGCAGGGCCAGTCCTGGGAGAGCCAAGGACTATATGATCGCGCCGTCCAGTCTTACCAGCATGCCATAGATACCATGTCTGCCCCAGCTCCGCGCAGAGCATACGTCACCGAACAGGGCATGGACAGCTTCCGCCCGCTGCACCGGATGGGGGCCATCTTCCAGCAGCTAGGGAAGCAGAAGGAGGCCGCGCAGCTGTTCCATCGTGCGCTTCAGCAGCACTCCCTGTATCTCCCCGCTCTGGAGGGGATTGCTTCTGCTTTTCAGGAGCTGGAGGTGCCGGAGGGAGAGATTGCCGCACTGTTGATACAGCTGACCGGTACAGCGCAGCGTGCTGCGAGAACCGCAATTATCGGAACTTTATATCGGCTGGGTGCTTATAAGGCAATTGCAGAGCTGCCGCCTGCGGTCTGCCCGCTGGAAGAGGACACCTTGCTGTTCCTGCTGTCTTCCTGGATCATTACCGGAAAATATCATACGTTCAGAAAGACTGCCGCCAAGCTGCGGGCTAACCCCACCCAGCTGTCACCCGAAGGCCTAAATGCGGAGACTATACAGCAGCTCTGCCTGCTTGAGGCCATTTTAACCTGTGAGCTAGGCGGGAAGCTGCAGGAGGAGCTGTGGCTGCAATCCCCTGCGGAAGTGCGCTCCGCAGTGCTTGAGATCGACAGGCAATTGTCTCTCGATTCCACTGAGCCGCAGGCAGAATTCGCTCCCTCCGGGGAGTCCCCGCTGCTGGCCGAGGTGATAAGGCTCGCTGTGAAGCACCAGTTCATCGCGCTGGGCAAGCGGCTGGTTGGACGGTTTCCGGCACACACAAGCACTCTGGCAGAGGCGCTCTATGAGGAAGGCTGGCGTGCAGAGGCGGGGGAACTATTCATTGGCCTTGCAGGCAGCAAGGAGGCTTCAGGGGCAACCCTGCGGTATCTCGGAGAACTTCTGATAGATAAAGGGCATTATGCAGAGGCTGCCAGCTGGTACCGGCTTGCTCTGGGGGAATCTCCTGCAGACGATGCAGTTAGCACCGGACTGGCGCTCTGTTATCTGCATCTGGCGGAGCAGCGTCTCGCAGAAGCTGTAGAACGTCTCCAGGGGAAGGGGCAGCAGCCTCATGGTCCACTTCAGGAAGACAGGGCAGCGGTTGCCCAATCCATCGCGGTGCTGCGCTGCACACCCTGGCATACGAAGTGGAATTACACTCAGCGGCAGAGAGGAGTTGATCTGAGCTTATGA